From the Pontiella agarivorans genome, one window contains:
- a CDS encoding sialate O-acetylesterase, with the protein MMKTVKIISLLALACMAAGAEVVLPNIFSDYMLLQQQQKNPVWGMADPGERVTVEFAGQKKTAVADEEGRWKVELDPLEASFEGRSMKIYSFGKLQSEICNILVGEVWMCSGQSNMAWSMNAINDYDMEVATANYPNIRLLAVPRVGTQEPQFNIEAAWTECTPETVKNFSAPGFLFGRKLHHALKVPVGLIYNAWGGSDLEAWLPIHVLEEAGQDEYLAEWNTYLSRYSDEYLEKQKIEYKQWVADGKPGKKRFEPRDVRIGQKRPANIYNGVLHPTIGYGIKGVIWCQGESNIGRAYEYRSLFPLLITTWREWWDNDDLPFYWIQLADHNYEKPEPGESYWAELREAQTITLKLPHTGEAVVIDLGEARDIHYRDKQTAAARLVRHALGKDYGFNIATESPRFQSLEIKGDKAVVTFDHVATHLYAFDVPEVKGFAVAGADKKFYWAEAKIIGKNKVEVWSDQVPEPVAVRYGWADNPVVNLYDRNSLPVTPFRSDDWPVGTMGKKTLYRLMPE; encoded by the coding sequence ATGATGAAAACCGTTAAAATCATATCGTTGTTGGCTCTGGCCTGTATGGCTGCGGGCGCCGAGGTGGTGCTGCCGAATATTTTCAGTGATTATATGCTGCTGCAGCAGCAACAGAAAAATCCGGTCTGGGGCATGGCTGATCCGGGCGAGCGGGTTACCGTTGAATTTGCCGGGCAGAAGAAAACGGCTGTGGCGGATGAAGAAGGGCGCTGGAAGGTTGAACTCGACCCTTTGGAGGCCAGTTTTGAAGGCCGAAGCATGAAAATTTATTCATTCGGTAAGCTTCAATCAGAAATCTGCAACATTCTGGTTGGAGAGGTCTGGATGTGTTCCGGTCAATCGAACATGGCGTGGTCGATGAATGCGATCAACGATTATGATATGGAGGTTGCGACGGCGAACTATCCGAACATTCGTCTGCTGGCCGTTCCAAGGGTTGGAACGCAGGAGCCGCAGTTTAATATTGAGGCCGCCTGGACCGAATGTACGCCGGAAACCGTGAAGAATTTTTCGGCACCGGGATTCCTGTTCGGGCGGAAGCTGCATCATGCATTGAAGGTGCCGGTGGGGCTGATTTATAATGCCTGGGGCGGTTCTGATCTGGAAGCCTGGCTTCCAATTCATGTGCTTGAGGAAGCCGGACAGGATGAATATCTGGCGGAATGGAATACCTATCTTTCGCGGTATTCTGATGAATATCTGGAAAAACAGAAAATTGAATACAAACAGTGGGTAGCAGACGGAAAGCCCGGGAAAAAACGGTTCGAACCGCGGGATGTGCGCATCGGACAGAAAAGACCTGCAAATATTTATAATGGGGTTCTTCATCCGACCATTGGATATGGGATTAAAGGGGTGATCTGGTGCCAGGGTGAAAGCAATATCGGACGCGCTTATGAATATCGCTCGCTCTTTCCTCTATTGATTACCACGTGGCGGGAATGGTGGGATAATGATGATCTGCCGTTTTACTGGATTCAACTGGCGGACCATAATTATGAGAAGCCGGAACCCGGCGAAAGCTACTGGGCTGAACTGCGCGAGGCGCAGACCATAACGCTGAAACTTCCGCATACCGGAGAGGCGGTGGTGATCGATCTGGGGGAAGCGCGGGATATTCATTATCGGGACAAGCAGACTGCGGCGGCCCGCTTGGTGCGCCATGCGTTGGGCAAAGATTATGGATTTAATATTGCGACCGAAAGTCCGCGTTTCCAATCCTTGGAAATTAAAGGAGATAAAGCGGTGGTAACGTTTGATCATGTGGCCACGCATCTGTACGCCTTTGATGTGCCCGAAGTGAAAGGGTTCGCTGTTGCAGGTGCGGATAAAAAGTTTTATTGGGCTGAGGCAAAGATTATCGGAAAAAATAAAGTGGAGGTTTGGTCGGACCAGGTTCCTGAACCGGTTGCGGTACGCTATGGCTGGGCGGATAATCCGGTGGTTAATCTTTATGACCGGAACAGTCTGCCGGTTACGCCATTCCGTTCCGATGACTGGCCGGTGGGAACAATGGGTAAAAAGACGCTGTATCGTCTGATGCCTGAATAA
- a CDS encoding VPS10 domain-containing protein, with the protein MTIKPWFLVLLPLVAYATPDSDFFERIRTERVESDPSVVWKNFGPGMSGYCENFWCHPTDTNVMFMGPDMHVSYGTWDGGNSWHTLKDSDGLGLEMKRVLDVEFSRQNPDFGMAIDWNGWVYETIDRGRNWTKRSELSRSWKEVGIDPNDPESFSKGWYYEQMGTRLSELAVDPSNDNIWYIGAGDFRNIKANHKSAANLHGTRFDYADYGYICKSTDRGKTWRKIRNGLPVDLDVARIIVHPENSQHIIMATSHGIMLSRDGGLTWTNRTDGLPNNLPKDLTSFYDKATGTFVLYLVEQTVYLPKENGIESVGGVFKSTDGGVSWINISGNLFLDLNAVDSPWENDRFYKTVAHWLGLSKAEAMKRFNVLPKRALPTFNRIVVNPNKADEIYLTYNRKHDRTFGPGDVWRTLDGGRTWSVVARYGAYWKSGRGAAYWKSRNNPVGTNVTFAHLQSYMDTNPGYSGNRMMSINAAGELFIGLDQQTLKSTDKGESWKQVDDFETAPGSEKWIGRGGSNLPGRFMLLETGIPERKLLCSGEHGLWQTTKLENWPDKSAVAVEQIEGQIHLDGAHSISTVAVHPNNPDMIYFLSWRQEHRGKLRRSTDGGKTWKNISTIFEADNGIWENVASQNSLIIDPQNPDNMYFCSTYQRIAEIHNGPGVELTEGGYGFYRSFDGGYTWALSNTGLPEGASVRRIAMHPDNPAVFYAALNHDHGGLYVSHDRGSHWEPLPVPAVIRAVNHVFIDRNTKHLFIAAGRNNGSYEEGGVWRSVDDGKSWEQIFKAPFVWQVETSPVNPDRMVISVAGQIVRRSHEFMNPGIYLSNDAGKCWKKINRGLGQPDKIVDVKPDPYDESVLWCASWGCGWFKAEIK; encoded by the coding sequence ATGACGATCAAACCGTGGTTTCTAGTACTGCTTCCGCTGGTTGCCTACGCAACTCCGGATTCTGATTTTTTTGAGCGTATCCGGACGGAGCGGGTGGAATCCGATCCTTCCGTGGTCTGGAAAAATTTCGGACCCGGGATGTCGGGTTACTGTGAGAATTTCTGGTGTCATCCAACGGATACCAACGTCATGTTTATGGGTCCTGATATGCACGTCAGTTACGGGACGTGGGATGGCGGTAACTCATGGCATACGTTGAAGGATTCGGACGGTTTGGGGCTGGAGATGAAGCGGGTGCTGGACGTTGAGTTTTCCCGGCAGAATCCTGATTTCGGTATGGCGATTGATTGGAATGGATGGGTGTATGAAACCATCGATCGCGGTCGAAACTGGACGAAAAGATCTGAACTCAGCCGTAGTTGGAAAGAGGTGGGTATTGACCCGAATGATCCGGAATCCTTTTCCAAAGGCTGGTATTATGAACAGATGGGAACACGGCTGAGTGAGCTTGCGGTGGATCCTTCAAATGATAATATCTGGTACATTGGTGCCGGTGATTTCCGGAACATTAAAGCCAATCATAAATCGGCGGCCAATCTCCATGGCACTCGATTTGATTATGCTGATTATGGCTATATCTGCAAATCGACGGATCGCGGTAAAACGTGGCGGAAAATCCGAAACGGTTTGCCGGTGGATCTGGATGTTGCCCGTATTATTGTGCACCCGGAAAACAGTCAGCATATTATTATGGCTACGAGTCATGGAATAATGCTCAGCAGGGATGGAGGCCTGACCTGGACCAACAGGACCGATGGACTGCCGAATAATCTGCCGAAAGACCTGACCTCTTTTTATGATAAAGCTACCGGAACATTTGTGCTTTATCTGGTTGAACAGACGGTTTATTTGCCGAAAGAGAACGGCATTGAATCGGTTGGCGGAGTTTTTAAAAGTACTGACGGCGGGGTCAGCTGGATCAATATCAGCGGCAATCTGTTTCTCGATTTGAATGCGGTAGATAGCCCGTGGGAGAATGACCGGTTTTATAAAACGGTGGCTCATTGGCTTGGACTATCCAAAGCGGAGGCGATGAAGCGGTTCAATGTGCTGCCGAAACGGGCATTGCCTACGTTTAACCGTATTGTGGTAAATCCGAATAAGGCGGATGAGATTTATTTGACCTATAACAGGAAGCATGATCGGACATTCGGTCCCGGGGATGTCTGGCGTACGCTGGATGGCGGCCGTACGTGGAGTGTGGTTGCCCGGTATGGGGCTTATTGGAAGAGCGGGCGCGGGGCTGCATATTGGAAGTCCCGCAACAATCCCGTTGGAACCAATGTAACATTTGCGCACCTGCAATCCTATATGGATACGAATCCGGGATATTCAGGGAACCGTATGATGAGCATTAATGCTGCCGGTGAATTATTCATCGGGCTCGATCAACAGACGCTTAAGTCGACCGATAAAGGGGAATCCTGGAAACAGGTGGATGATTTTGAAACGGCACCGGGAAGTGAAAAATGGATCGGGCGCGGCGGGAGTAATCTGCCGGGCCGTTTCATGCTGCTGGAAACCGGGATTCCGGAGCGGAAGCTGTTGTGCAGCGGTGAACATGGATTATGGCAGACCACGAAGCTGGAAAACTGGCCGGATAAATCTGCGGTGGCGGTTGAGCAGATTGAAGGTCAGATTCATCTGGATGGTGCACATTCCATTTCCACCGTTGCTGTGCATCCCAACAATCCCGATATGATCTATTTTCTAAGTTGGCGGCAGGAGCACCGGGGTAAGCTGCGCCGTTCTACCGATGGCGGGAAAACATGGAAGAATATTTCGACGATCTTTGAGGCGGATAACGGCATCTGGGAAAATGTGGCTTCGCAGAATTCATTGATTATTGATCCACAGAATCCGGACAATATGTATTTCTGTTCGACATATCAGCGTATTGCTGAAATTCATAACGGTCCGGGAGTTGAGCTGACTGAAGGCGGCTATGGTTTTTATCGATCGTTTGATGGCGGTTATACCTGGGCGTTGAGTAATACCGGATTGCCTGAGGGTGCAAGCGTACGACGAATTGCCATGCACCCGGACAACCCGGCGGTTTTCTATGCCGCGCTTAATCATGACCATGGTGGGCTTTATGTTTCTCATGACCGGGGAAGTCATTGGGAGCCGCTACCTGTTCCTGCTGTAATCCGGGCGGTGAATCATGTGTTTATTGATCGCAATACGAAGCATCTGTTTATTGCTGCGGGCCGGAATAACGGAAGTTATGAAGAGGGCGGCGTATGGCGCAGTGTGGACGATGGAAAAAGCTGGGAGCAGATTTTCAAGGCTCCGTTTGTCTGGCAGGTGGAAACGTCGCCGGTTAATCCGGATCGGATGGTGATCAGTGTGGCCGGTCAGATTGTGCGTCGGTCACACGAGTTTATGAATCCGGGAATCTACCTCTCAAACGATGCGGGAAAATGTTGGAAAAAAATCAATCGGGGGCTTGGTCAGCCCGATAAAATTGTGGATGTGAAACCGGATCCTTACGATGAATCTGTACTCTGGTGTGCATCGTGGGGCTGCGGCTGGTTTAAGGCGGAAATTAAATAA
- a CDS encoding right-handed parallel beta-helix repeat-containing protein: protein MMKSVKIIAAGLSMVLAAVGGTRDMAQETYLNIRSFGAKGDGKTDDTPALNAAMKAAADGNGVVYFPAGTYMIHPVKVPSHIALKGDSNWAYENKTGNDPDFEGRTTLKALSGNARALLDCHDSRGTRIIGLTLDGNRQGEAMHGIYARHTGCELHLVVEDCRINHFTGAGIRLEKAWVFAIRRCLIMWNGQHGIDCTGGYDGWVMDTMLTANTGAGFYACGEAPEGLSEQEKKEIGFFGCASVALTANRIEWNTEGGIMISNSNSMQVNGCSIDHNFGPGIKMIHSIANTITGCKIRTNGVDAEGLNSSQIWLEDAQGAVVTGNNLWGWFGRKEHDYKDADPKYGMIVKNLSGSVIANNAMFESSSLAGIHDLGGHDDATAIKNNAYVKPQVGLKKK from the coding sequence ATGATGAAGTCGGTGAAAATAATCGCAGCGGGTCTTTCAATGGTATTGGCCGCGGTAGGGGGAACCCGGGATATGGCACAGGAAACCTATTTGAATATCAGGAGTTTCGGGGCGAAGGGGGACGGAAAAACAGATGATACGCCTGCGCTCAATGCGGCGATGAAAGCGGCGGCAGATGGAAATGGTGTGGTTTATTTTCCGGCCGGAACGTATATGATACATCCGGTTAAGGTGCCGTCGCATATTGCGCTGAAAGGGGACTCCAACTGGGCCTATGAAAATAAGACGGGAAACGATCCGGACTTTGAGGGGCGTACAACCTTAAAAGCCTTGTCCGGTAATGCCCGCGCACTGCTCGATTGTCATGATTCGCGCGGAACCCGAATCATCGGTCTGACGCTGGATGGCAACAGACAGGGTGAGGCCATGCACGGTATTTATGCCCGTCACACGGGGTGCGAACTGCATCTTGTGGTGGAGGACTGTCGGATTAACCACTTTACGGGGGCGGGGATTCGTTTGGAAAAAGCCTGGGTTTTTGCAATCCGCCGATGCCTGATTATGTGGAACGGGCAGCACGGTATTGACTGCACCGGCGGCTACGACGGCTGGGTTATGGATACGATGCTGACGGCCAATACGGGTGCCGGATTTTATGCCTGCGGCGAGGCGCCTGAAGGCCTGAGTGAGCAGGAGAAAAAGGAGATAGGATTTTTCGGCTGTGCGTCGGTGGCGCTTACTGCAAACCGGATCGAATGGAATACCGAGGGTGGAATTATGATTTCGAATTCAAATTCCATGCAGGTGAACGGGTGTTCGATTGATCACAATTTCGGGCCGGGTATTAAAATGATTCATTCAATCGCCAATACAATCACGGGCTGTAAAATCCGGACAAACGGAGTGGATGCTGAGGGGCTGAACAGTTCGCAGATCTGGCTGGAGGATGCGCAGGGTGCCGTGGTTACCGGGAACAATCTCTGGGGCTGGTTCGGGCGGAAAGAACATGATTATAAAGATGCGGATCCAAAATATGGAATGATTGTGAAAAATCTGTCCGGCAGTGTGATTGCCAATAACGCGATGTTTGAGAGCTCAAGTCTTGCTGGAATTCATGATTTAGGCGGACATGATGATGCCACGGCAATTAAGAATAATGCCTATGTTAAACCGCAGGTCGGACTAAAGAAAAAATGA
- a CDS encoding sensor histidine kinase: MNIEAQVTRNHMGNGLFLFDGREGIYVNAPQHKKTLQKIVPGQIVRIQGYSTPGGFAPSIYAETIEITGRKPLPNARPFSSKELYSTVIDCDWVSVSGRLISMKRTIVVTENIVIELEQDNLRYALQMPYSPETEEKLSDKMLQQVSFNAVVGTLYNENRQVAGRVFFVNSADDFILSDQLKPEKGTAIIPIHELMRIGFNNNNPVRIHGTVTSVLGRTLTLRGEQASLQASLLSDPDVRVGDRVLLEGYVWPKPIGPAFRARTLEVEQTSTDSPQPKTMKLEQELSDKYNAELVSLHARLLDIKRPSDQNMQQTTLLCRSGNYRFEAILPARYTVGSAVKPGATLMLTGICLLKQHPEEQWRVLADHFSLQLRNADDVIILKKAPWWTTQKLVALSLSVFVLAGFCLLWVSLLRRTVSRQTRIISQQIQKAAVMDERQRIARELHDNLDQGLVGAALQMRSGQRMLETTDPVDTEVLRQTLELAQHMLEHCSAESRSAIHDLRGGILETMTLSEALMDMTLALNEESEAAVRFSAEGLPFRLKAEAERNLLLIAREAATNALRHGAPKQVQILLSFKPDELRLWIQDDGCGFDVTQNTNRFGIQGMHERAARLRAKLTIRSTPGTGTSIEISLPSSKQWNLS, from the coding sequence GTGAACATTGAAGCCCAAGTGACCCGGAATCATATGGGCAACGGCCTTTTTCTCTTCGACGGCCGCGAGGGAATCTATGTGAATGCGCCTCAGCATAAAAAAACACTGCAAAAGATTGTTCCGGGGCAAATCGTTCGCATTCAGGGCTATTCCACTCCGGGAGGATTTGCCCCCTCCATTTATGCGGAAACCATCGAAATCACGGGCAGAAAACCGTTACCTAATGCCCGACCCTTTTCATCAAAAGAACTCTATTCCACTGTCATTGATTGCGACTGGGTATCGGTCAGCGGACGGTTGATTTCCATGAAACGGACCATCGTCGTTACTGAAAATATTGTCATCGAACTGGAACAGGACAACCTGCGCTATGCCCTGCAGATGCCGTACTCCCCTGAAACGGAAGAAAAACTATCCGACAAAATGCTTCAGCAGGTTTCGTTCAATGCCGTCGTCGGCACGCTTTATAATGAGAACCGACAGGTTGCCGGGCGCGTCTTTTTTGTCAATTCGGCGGATGATTTCATTCTTTCCGATCAACTGAAACCGGAGAAAGGAACCGCCATCATCCCCATCCATGAACTCATGCGCATCGGTTTCAACAACAACAATCCGGTGCGCATCCATGGAACCGTAACGTCAGTCCTCGGCCGCACGCTTACCCTTCGCGGTGAACAGGCCAGCCTGCAGGCCAGCCTCTTATCGGATCCTGATGTACGCGTTGGAGACCGGGTGCTGCTGGAAGGCTATGTCTGGCCGAAGCCGATCGGACCGGCCTTCCGTGCACGCACCCTTGAGGTTGAACAGACATCGACGGATTCTCCCCAACCCAAAACCATGAAACTCGAGCAGGAGCTCAGCGATAAATACAACGCAGAGCTGGTTTCTCTTCATGCCCGGCTACTGGATATCAAGCGCCCTTCTGATCAGAATATGCAGCAGACCACCCTGCTGTGCCGATCCGGCAACTATCGCTTCGAAGCCATCCTGCCTGCCCGTTATACCGTCGGATCAGCAGTAAAGCCCGGGGCAACACTGATGCTTACCGGCATATGCCTACTGAAACAGCATCCTGAAGAACAGTGGCGCGTATTGGCCGATCATTTTTCTCTTCAACTCAGAAATGCCGATGACGTCATCATCTTAAAAAAAGCCCCCTGGTGGACCACACAAAAGTTAGTCGCTTTATCGCTATCTGTTTTTGTGCTGGCCGGCTTCTGCCTCCTCTGGGTATCGCTCCTGCGCCGCACCGTCAGCCGCCAGACCCGAATCATATCTCAACAGATTCAGAAAGCCGCGGTAATGGATGAACGCCAGCGCATTGCACGGGAACTGCACGATAATCTCGATCAGGGACTGGTTGGTGCCGCACTTCAAATGCGCAGCGGACAACGTATGCTGGAAACCACCGACCCGGTCGACACCGAAGTCCTTCGGCAAACCCTTGAGCTTGCACAGCACATGCTGGAACACTGCAGCGCCGAGTCCAGAAGTGCGATCCATGATCTCCGTGGCGGAATTTTAGAAACCATGACCCTGTCCGAAGCCCTCATGGATATGACCCTCGCTCTGAATGAAGAGAGCGAAGCTGCGGTCCGTTTTTCTGCAGAAGGCCTTCCGTTCAGACTGAAAGCGGAAGCAGAACGTAATCTTCTATTGATTGCACGAGAGGCTGCAACGAATGCCTTGCGTCATGGCGCTCCGAAGCAGGTTCAAATTCTGTTATCATTTAAACCCGATGAATTGCGTCTATGGATTCAGGATGATGGCTGCGGCTTTGATGTCACCCAAAATACAAACCGTTTCGGCATTCAGGGCATGCACGAACGGGCCGCCCGCCTTCGCGCAAAATTGACAATCCGCAGTACCCCCGGAACCGGAACGAGCATTGAAATCAGCCTGCCGTCATCCAAACAATGGAACCTGTCATGA
- a CDS encoding response regulator transcription factor, whose protein sequence is MSEPQISVLIVDDNAMMRIGLSQTMTVEPGVTPVGAASNGAEAFDMYLALRPDLVIMDYQMPYESGVDCSRRILKEDPEAKIIFFSVFESEEDIWNAVQAGVRGYLTKKASEVDELMEAIHEVARGGTYFPAGMLRKIERRKEKPELTPRERDVLKQLAEGRSNQEIVDALNISLPTVKMHIVHIREKLGAQDRTQAVVIACKQGLLRLEE, encoded by the coding sequence ATGAGTGAACCGCAAATTTCCGTTTTGATTGTCGATGATAACGCCATGATGCGAATCGGTTTATCGCAAACCATGACCGTTGAACCTGGCGTCACCCCGGTCGGTGCAGCGAGCAACGGAGCAGAGGCCTTTGACATGTACCTCGCGCTCCGGCCGGACCTTGTTATTATGGACTACCAGATGCCGTACGAAAGCGGTGTGGATTGTTCCCGGCGGATTTTGAAGGAGGATCCCGAAGCAAAAATTATTTTCTTTTCAGTTTTCGAATCGGAAGAGGATATCTGGAATGCCGTACAGGCCGGAGTGCGCGGCTATCTGACCAAAAAAGCCAGTGAAGTGGATGAGTTGATGGAAGCTATTCATGAAGTGGCCCGCGGAGGAACCTATTTCCCGGCCGGAATGCTTCGAAAAATTGAGCGCAGAAAAGAAAAACCGGAGTTGACCCCGCGCGAACGCGATGTTCTGAAACAACTTGCTGAAGGCCGAAGCAATCAGGAAATCGTCGATGCACTGAATATTTCCCTGCCCACCGTAAAGATGCACATTGTCCACATTCGTGAAAAGCTCGGTGCTCAGGACCGCACCCAGGCCGTTGTCATCGCCTGTAAACAGGGTCTCCTCCGGTTGGAAGAGTAA
- a CDS encoding glycoside hydrolase family protein — translation MKNKLILGLLCGAALGGASRANVTLVGSDIPNRSVMDGDFESFRANWRWPEPSSDWVVEIVKGGGRAGFAERSMMINGPLEATFESRVLDHTAVKSLNKEDVLHWRFSSNTEYPCDGRVTLALVFGDDERVVASRVKVPNGPDEPKTYEGFYTLTAADARQGMPRLKFTLESTHGIIVYVHWVDLKLLKSEPVQLAANAVAEGIELSWNRPVFSSGVTIYRSENERAGFTKVAEDIEGTHWTDSSIINGREYFYVLKRGDAVAEISSVRKIDSVPPAAPLDLKAFGEDWVVNLYWKTNDRDIAFYRVYRDTGDGLQCIAQHVGGEHFEDMLPEKGAENRYAVKAVDHSGNEGPFSGIVSAHVKAVRGASFSDLILKMPIHKQLRNDVWGADNVRPRDPDNGIEDSFWSYWGGKAIEENGKYHLNVVRWQEGHRKGHWAWPESTVAYAVSDHPAGPYEVVRDRSYDYKKGLGHNANIIPLNDGTYAMYALVDWKPTIFTSVSMAGPWKLLGEMKVNVPANYKNAYRLQRNLSGVQCDDGSFLFVTKAGAMIRSTQGILGPYDVVSGITQENETIPQKYRHSNYEDPTMWYDGVQYHMMINAFLDYRAVYLRSPDGIHWKYEDGLAYTPTCTVYEDGTRTFWYKVERPNVIQDEYGRATHLQLAAIDVPKADDYGNDRHSSKHLIIPLTVYKRLTMLNKEPVNAETKEVRVLMHSEEGFDARTDLDFKSLRFGASEAVNFGGGAKLKRTLKHKDGLILIFGEGNEISDKNFVGKLIGQTKESKLVVGYSKLVSE, via the coding sequence ATGAAAAATAAACTAATTTTAGGGCTGTTGTGCGGAGCTGCGCTGGGCGGGGCTTCGCGAGCGAATGTAACTCTGGTCGGCAGTGATATTCCGAACAGGAGCGTGATGGATGGCGATTTTGAGTCCTTTCGCGCAAACTGGCGGTGGCCGGAGCCGTCGTCCGACTGGGTCGTTGAAATCGTAAAAGGCGGTGGAAGGGCCGGTTTTGCAGAGCGGTCTATGATGATAAACGGTCCTCTGGAAGCCACGTTTGAAAGTCGGGTGCTGGATCATACCGCGGTCAAATCGCTGAATAAAGAGGATGTGCTGCACTGGCGTTTTTCATCGAATACGGAATATCCCTGTGACGGCCGGGTTACGTTGGCGTTGGTTTTCGGAGATGATGAACGGGTGGTTGCGTCGCGGGTGAAGGTGCCGAACGGACCGGATGAACCGAAGACCTATGAAGGGTTTTATACGCTGACTGCGGCGGATGCCCGGCAGGGAATGCCCCGGCTGAAATTCACACTGGAATCGACACATGGTATTATTGTGTATGTTCACTGGGTGGATCTGAAACTCCTGAAATCCGAACCTGTTCAATTGGCGGCCAATGCGGTTGCAGAAGGGATTGAACTGTCGTGGAACCGCCCGGTTTTTTCTTCCGGTGTTACGATATACCGAAGCGAAAATGAACGGGCCGGATTTACGAAAGTCGCTGAAGATATTGAAGGTACGCACTGGACCGATTCCTCGATTATCAACGGCAGGGAATATTTTTATGTGCTGAAACGGGGAGATGCCGTTGCGGAGATTTCCAGTGTTCGGAAAATAGATTCAGTTCCCCCCGCCGCCCCCTTAGATCTTAAGGCTTTTGGTGAAGACTGGGTGGTGAACCTGTATTGGAAAACGAACGATCGTGATATTGCTTTTTACCGGGTTTATCGTGATACCGGCGATGGGCTGCAGTGTATTGCGCAGCATGTCGGAGGGGAACATTTTGAAGATATGCTGCCGGAGAAGGGCGCTGAAAACCGTTATGCAGTGAAAGCGGTGGATCACAGTGGTAATGAAGGTCCGTTCTCAGGAATTGTTTCGGCACATGTTAAAGCTGTCCGGGGCGCTTCGTTCAGTGATCTGATTCTGAAAATGCCCATTCATAAACAGTTGCGTAATGATGTTTGGGGTGCGGATAATGTGCGTCCGCGCGATCCGGATAACGGAATAGAGGATTCGTTCTGGAGTTACTGGGGCGGCAAGGCGATTGAAGAAAACGGGAAATACCATCTGAATGTGGTGCGCTGGCAGGAAGGACATCGTAAAGGGCATTGGGCTTGGCCGGAATCTACTGTGGCCTATGCGGTTTCCGACCATCCGGCAGGGCCGTATGAGGTGGTTCGGGATCGGTCGTATGACTATAAAAAAGGACTGGGTCATAATGCCAATATCATTCCGCTGAATGACGGCACCTATGCGATGTATGCACTGGTTGACTGGAAGCCGACGATCTTTACGTCGGTATCGATGGCCGGTCCCTGGAAACTGCTGGGGGAAATGAAGGTGAATGTTCCTGCAAATTATAAGAACGCCTATCGGCTGCAACGGAATCTTTCCGGCGTTCAGTGTGATGACGGAAGCTTTCTCTTTGTCACTAAGGCGGGTGCGATGATTCGCAGTACGCAGGGCATTCTGGGTCCTTATGATGTGGTAAGCGGGATTACGCAGGAGAATGAGACGATTCCTCAGAAATATCGGCATTCAAATTATGAAGATCCGACCATGTGGTATGACGGGGTGCAGTATCATATGATGATTAATGCCTTCCTGGATTACCGTGCTGTCTATCTGCGCTCGCCGGACGGGATTCACTGGAAGTATGAAGACGGCCTGGCTTATACGCCGACCTGTACGGTCTATGAAGATGGAACCCGCACATTCTGGTATAAAGTGGAACGGCCGAATGTGATTCAGGATGAATATGGCCGGGCCACTCACCTCCAATTGGCGGCAATCGATGTGCCGAAAGCGGATGATTACGGAAACGACCGCCATAGCTCAAAGCATCTGATTATTCCGCTGACGGTTTATAAACGTTTGACGATGCTGAATAAAGAGCCGGTAAACGCAGAAACAAAAGAGGTTCGTGTGCTGATGCATTCTGAAGAAGGCTTCGATGCCAGGACCGACCTCGATTTTAAATCGCTTCGCTTCGGAGCTTCGGAAGCGGTTAATTTCGGGGGCGGAGCAAAATTGAAACGAACGCTGAAACATAAAGACGGGCTGATACTGATCTTCGGGGAAGGTAATGAAATCAGCGATAAAAACTTTGTTGGAAAACTGATTGGTCAAACCAAAGAAAGCAAGCTGGTCGTCGGCTATTCGAAGCTGGTTTCGGAATAG